In bacterium, the following proteins share a genomic window:
- a CDS encoding Ig-like domain-containing protein, whose amino-acid sequence MKRLIILLTTMFAAAFAGQYDLLIGHSDSGSTSGVETNIGENPFYSSVTIEDWSTSTPTIDHLLDYGCVYTWSNYGYADRVGLGDRLADYVDQGGTVVINNFCWTSRWGLGGRIQTDGNYAPLTHNGNCAYSYTNLGSFDSGHPFMDGVSSITNIYYMSYVSKEPSATWVADTASLYPLCAVNADFNVAGINMFPGDARRWAGDGWRLYNNVIENLMMNSAEDTVPPTVEGLEPGDGDSGVPLDYTIVFHCVDDHTPVDADTIRLTVRDSTLRGDNAVRVGAAEGVHYDSSRVLAGDLDVDYTDQMDVVCTWTGDDPFQEGSTVTCTVDGGLADRLGNELGADFVWTFSTSGASVTETTWGAIKAEF is encoded by the coding sequence ATGAAAAGGCTCATCATTCTTCTAACGACGATGTTCGCGGCCGCCTTTGCGGGCCAGTACGACCTTCTCATCGGTCACAGCGATTCAGGTTCGACCTCGGGCGTCGAGACCAACATCGGCGAAAATCCCTTTTACTCCAGCGTTACCATCGAGGACTGGAGCACGTCCACGCCGACGATAGACCACCTCCTGGATTACGGTTGCGTTTACACCTGGAGCAACTACGGCTACGCCGACCGCGTCGGCCTGGGGGATAGGCTCGCCGACTACGTGGATCAGGGCGGCACCGTGGTCATCAACAATTTCTGCTGGACCTCCAGATGGGGTCTCGGCGGACGAATCCAGACCGACGGGAACTACGCCCCGCTGACCCACAACGGTAATTGCGCTTACTCCTACACCAACCTGGGTTCCTTCGACAGCGGTCATCCCTTCATGGACGGCGTATCCTCCATCACCAACATCTACTACATGAGCTATGTGAGCAAGGAACCGTCCGCGACCTGGGTCGCCGACACTGCCTCGCTCTACCCTCTCTGCGCCGTCAACGCCGACTTCAATGTCGCCGGCATCAACATGTTCCCCGGGGACGCGAGGCGCTGGGCGGGCGACGGTTGGAGATTGTACAACAACGTCATCGAGAACCTGATGATGAATTCCGCCGAGGACACGGTTCCGCCCACCGTTGAGGGCCTGGAACCCGGCGACGGCGATTCCGGCGTTCCGCTTGACTACACCATCGTCTTTCACTGCGTGGATGACCACACGCCGGTGGATGCCGATACCATCCGCCTGACCGTTCGGGACTCCACCCTCCGCGGTGACAACGCGGTCCGCGTCGGCGCAGCAGAGGGTGTTCATTACGACTCGAGCCGCGTCCTCGCCGGGGACCTGGACGTGGACTACACCGACCAGATGGACGTCGTCTGCACCTGGACCGGCGACGATCCCTTCCAGGAGGGCTCCACCGTCACCTGCACCGTGGACGGTGGCCTGGCCGACCGGCTCGGCAACGAATTAGGCGCCGACTTCGTCTGGACCTTCTCCACCTCCGGCGCCTCCGTCACCGAGACCACCTGGGGCGCCATCAAGGCCGAATTCTAG